In a genomic window of Methanogenium sp. S4BF:
- the iorA gene encoding indolepyruvate ferredoxin oxidoreductase subunit alpha, translated as MNTRYMLGNEVIAHACLEAEIDFASGYPGTPSSEVIDYLRHQKDRDFYVEWSVNEKVAFENALAAAWTGIRSLVTMKHVGLNVAADPLLTSAYTGVTGGFVILSADDPYAHSSQNEQDSRRYALFAKIPCLDPASVREAHSMMKAAFAISEKVGLPVLFRPTTRICHSKSDAEPGEPGTGHRKGAFVRNPQQYVVIPKHTRVLHKILNEKQPGLAKMLVDEGFNTAEVRGKTAIISGGIAASYAEELISGDVSFAKIGAYPIDAAWLKAFVDQHETVLVIEELSPVIEEAVRMAATTTVVHGKMDGHLPMEGELSPAAVAEAMLSAGFTPTKTYPAVEPEAGIPARPPLLCAGCGHRAVFYAMKKVFKDGIFPSDIGCYTLGIQLGMVDTTICMGASVTVGSGIAQSGETRPVVCTIGDSTFLHTGIQGLLNAVYNGANMTVVILDNRITAMTGHQPNPNTGVTAAGVASPPVSLEAICRSCGAPWVETISSYDLTGLLQALQTAKERDGVKVIVARQPCVIAARREGVRRKPYVVDPEVCTGCGLCVKFGCPAIEFHNEKAVITSLCSGCSVCADICPAGAIHKGGSK; from the coding sequence ATGAATACTCGATATATGCTGGGGAATGAGGTGATCGCCCATGCGTGCCTGGAAGCAGAGATTGACTTTGCGAGCGGGTACCCGGGGACTCCTTCATCAGAAGTGATTGATTACCTCCGCCACCAGAAAGACCGCGATTTCTACGTTGAATGGTCCGTTAATGAGAAGGTTGCCTTTGAAAATGCCCTTGCTGCGGCATGGACCGGCATCCGTTCTCTGGTGACCATGAAGCATGTGGGGCTCAATGTGGCAGCGGATCCGCTGCTTACCAGTGCCTACACCGGTGTCACCGGCGGGTTTGTGATTCTCTCTGCCGATGACCCGTATGCCCACAGTTCACAGAATGAACAGGACAGCAGGCGCTATGCCCTCTTTGCAAAGATCCCGTGCCTGGACCCTGCAAGTGTCCGTGAAGCGCATTCGATGATGAAGGCAGCCTTTGCAATCTCTGAAAAGGTGGGTCTGCCGGTGCTCTTCCGGCCGACAACGCGCATATGCCACTCTAAAAGTGACGCTGAGCCGGGCGAGCCCGGCACCGGGCACCGGAAGGGTGCATTTGTACGCAACCCTCAGCAGTATGTAGTCATCCCGAAACATACGCGGGTGCTGCACAAAATACTCAACGAAAAACAGCCGGGCCTTGCGAAGATGCTTGTTGATGAAGGGTTCAACACCGCAGAGGTGCGCGGGAAGACAGCCATCATCAGCGGCGGTATTGCCGCATCCTACGCCGAAGAGCTGATTTCAGGTGATGTCTCGTTTGCAAAGATTGGTGCCTACCCGATTGACGCCGCATGGCTCAAAGCGTTTGTTGACCAGCATGAGACGGTCCTTGTCATCGAAGAACTCTCGCCGGTTATCGAAGAGGCGGTTCGCATGGCCGCGACAACGACCGTCGTGCACGGGAAGATGGACGGTCATCTGCCGATGGAAGGTGAACTCTCCCCCGCTGCCGTGGCAGAGGCGATGCTCTCGGCCGGGTTCACTCCGACAAAGACCTACCCTGCCGTCGAGCCGGAGGCCGGCATCCCGGCCCGCCCGCCGCTTCTCTGTGCCGGATGCGGCCACCGTGCGGTCTTCTATGCGATGAAGAAGGTGTTTAAGGACGGCATCTTCCCGAGTGACATCGGCTGTTATACTCTGGGCATCCAGCTCGGCATGGTGGACACCACCATCTGTATGGGTGCGTCTGTCACGGTCGGAAGCGGCATTGCGCAGTCCGGTGAAACCCGGCCGGTGGTCTGCACCATCGGTGACTCGACCTTCCTGCACACCGGCATTCAGGGTCTTTTGAATGCGGTCTATAATGGCGCCAATATGACAGTGGTCATTCTCGATAACCGCATCACCGCGATGACCGGCCACCAGCCCAACCCGAATACCGGCGTGACTGCCGCCGGTGTCGCCTCTCCTCCTGTTTCCCTTGAGGCAATCTGCCGGTCATGCGGCGCGCCCTGGGTCGAGACGATCAGCTCCTATGATCTCACCGGTCTTCTTCAGGCACTGCAGACGGCAAAAGAGCGCGACGGCGTAAAGGTGATCGTGGCCCGGCAGCCATGTGTGATTGCGGCACGCCGTGAGGGCGTCCGCCGGAAACCGTATGTGGTGGACCCGGAGGTCTGCACCGGCTGCGGTCTCTGTGTGAAGTTCGGGTGCCCGGCAATCGAATTCCACAACGAAAAGGCGGTTATAACAAGCCTCTGCAGCGGCTGTTCGGTCTGTGCTGACATCTGTCCTGCGGGTGCAATTCATAAGGGAGGTTCGAAATGA
- a CDS encoding serine/threonine-protein kinase — protein sequence MILSERGSFRFWFMLLCAGILAAALCTGAGAAAMGEAPDGRGYDAGENLTAISSAQTGEVVLQPEATHRMTPGSNNRTSDAGPMDAMRRGLLSGNATEVLPYDTDDVQGSLPVLFPPAETTRAVQTNQTNLTVREDGGPAQMTQAPQGSSRANEGAGLIQYLNRYGVDPVLLFVVVGILAAAGGALLYRLIAGKRQMADGPRNEGAAGSADETVAVTSSWSSRSFSDEAAVMNSSPGSTYFPLPLNERYQNVRFIGKGGIARVFSAKRRCDGEEVAVKVPISFDEVTGKMFLKEMRIWEHLSHTNIVTLFSVNILPVPFVEMEYLPGSLAARPLPLDPAEAVAVIRGITEGIAYAHANGIIHRDIKPQNILITAEGMAKITDWGLGTVLTEGHETTPPGFSLNYAAPEQIAPTRFGSPDKRTDIYGVGVVFYECVTGVRPFSETGVGEMTAAILEHKPQPPSSHNPSLKPLDALILRCLEKNPADRFPSADELLKALDAAGTAYPADA from the coding sequence TTGATACTGTCTGAGAGGGGTAGTTTCCGGTTCTGGTTCATGCTGCTCTGTGCCGGCATACTTGCCGCCGCACTCTGCACGGGTGCCGGTGCTGCTGCGATGGGTGAGGCGCCTGATGGGCGGGGATATGATGCCGGGGAAAATCTGACGGCGATCAGCTCCGCACAGACCGGGGAAGTGGTGCTTCAGCCTGAGGCAACCCACCGTATGACGCCGGGTTCAAACAACCGGACATCTGATGCGGGTCCGATGGATGCAATGCGGCGCGGCCTTCTTTCCGGTAATGCTACGGAGGTTCTGCCGTATGACACAGACGATGTGCAGGGGTCCCTGCCTGTTCTGTTCCCGCCGGCTGAAACAACCCGGGCCGTCCAGACAAATCAGACGAACCTGACCGTTCGGGAGGACGGTGGGCCTGCACAGATGACTCAGGCACCTCAGGGGTCATCCCGTGCGAATGAAGGGGCCGGTCTGATTCAGTATCTGAACCGGTACGGGGTCGACCCGGTGCTGCTGTTCGTTGTTGTCGGCATTCTTGCAGCTGCCGGTGGTGCATTGCTGTACCGGCTTATTGCAGGGAAACGGCAGATGGCGGATGGCCCCCGGAATGAAGGGGCGGCCGGATCAGCTGATGAGACTGTTGCCGTGACATCGTCGTGGTCTTCCCGGTCCTTTTCCGATGAAGCAGCCGTGATGAACAGCTCACCGGGCTCAACGTATTTCCCGTTGCCGCTCAACGAACGCTACCAGAATGTCAGGTTTATCGGCAAAGGAGGTATTGCACGGGTTTTCAGTGCAAAACGGCGTTGTGACGGAGAGGAAGTGGCGGTGAAAGTTCCGATCAGTTTTGATGAGGTGACCGGGAAGATGTTTTTAAAAGAGATGCGCATCTGGGAACATCTCTCCCACACGAATATTGTGACCCTCTTCTCGGTGAACATCCTGCCGGTTCCCTTTGTCGAGATGGAGTATCTGCCGGGATCGCTTGCCGCCCGCCCCCTCCCGCTGGACCCTGCAGAGGCAGTGGCTGTTATCCGCGGCATTACGGAGGGCATCGCGTATGCGCATGCAAACGGCATCATCCACCGGGACATCAAACCGCAGAATATTCTTATCACCGCTGAGGGAATGGCGAAGATTACCGACTGGGGGCTGGGGACCGTGCTCACCGAAGGGCATGAAACAACTCCCCCTGGTTTCTCACTGAACTACGCGGCCCCGGAGCAGATTGCCCCTACCCGGTTCGGGTCGCCGGATAAACGGACCGACATCTACGGGGTGGGTGTGGTATTCTATGAATGTGTGACCGGTGTCCGCCCGTTCTCCGAAACCGGTGTGGGCGAGATGACGGCTGCCATCCTGGAGCATAAACCGCAGCCTCCCTCTTCCCATAATCCGTCCCTGAAGCCGCTGGATGCACTTATTCTGCGGTGCCTGGAGAAGAATCCCGCTGACCGTTTTCCGTCGGCAGATGAACTGCTGAAGGCACTGGATGCGGCAGGGACGGCATATCCGGCGGATGCCTGA
- a CDS encoding FHA domain-containing protein: protein MQNNDPMNETVVAADDPEYYADLSEYLNALSNPTRLKILKVLEAGPMELREIAGHIRTSYENTKKHMVKLLNTGVVQKKAGIGRCTSKGALPVWKYSLVSGGMESVIRNLGFFSNIDVRITGGAFAEKAEETRRMVAAEYAGDSPVLVMPEETDEAVVFPLTDVRVHIGRADASGSGVAPADGPDAPARYIPASPARPDAEIVLSRRYEAVTRVSRPHGVIRKGESGWTYEDCRSTSGSYINDLQVHPGAAHPLKDGDVLELARGMKGARFLFIQGDASGGEVTEN, encoded by the coding sequence ATGCAGAACAACGATCCGATGAACGAGACGGTGGTGGCGGCAGATGATCCGGAATACTATGCTGACCTGTCTGAATACCTGAATGCGCTCTCAAATCCCACGCGACTGAAGATTCTGAAGGTGCTGGAAGCAGGGCCGATGGAACTCAGGGAGATTGCCGGTCATATCCGGACAAGCTATGAAAATACGAAAAAGCACATGGTCAAACTCCTGAATACCGGTGTGGTACAGAAAAAGGCAGGCATCGGGCGGTGTACGTCCAAAGGTGCCCTTCCGGTCTGGAAATATTCGCTGGTCTCAGGCGGGATGGAATCAGTCATCAGAAACCTTGGCTTCTTCAGCAACATTGATGTGAGAATCACCGGCGGCGCCTTTGCTGAGAAGGCGGAGGAGACGCGCCGGATGGTGGCCGCTGAGTATGCGGGTGACTCCCCGGTCCTCGTGATGCCGGAAGAGACCGATGAGGCGGTTGTCTTTCCCCTTACTGATGTGAGAGTGCATATCGGCAGGGCCGATGCGTCGGGCAGCGGGGTTGCACCTGCAGACGGGCCGGATGCCCCTGCCCGGTATATTCCTGCCTCGCCTGCCCGCCCGGATGCAGAGATTGTTCTTTCCCGGCGTTATGAGGCAGTAACCCGTGTCTCCAGGCCCCACGGGGTCATCAGGAAAGGTGAATCCGGGTGGACGTATGAGGACTGCAGAAGCACCAGCGGTTCATATATCAATGATCTGCAGGTTCATCCGGGTGCAGCGCATCCGCTGAAAGACGGGGATGTACTTGAACTGGCACGGGGCATGAAGGGGGCACGGTTTCTCTTCATTCAGGGGGATGCATCAGGTGGAGAGGTAACTGAGAATTGA